Proteins encoded within one genomic window of Streptomyces sp. NBC_01314:
- a CDS encoding YihY/virulence factor BrkB family protein has translation MGTVVHVPQTRDMIGDELSGDEALTALRHYGGRRLLLDAFARFRYADGFTNSRSLAFQVVLGLVPFTIALVGVATTVHTESVGRIIELTLGQIVPGASASLVEDALDATARSAGSGVWNAVAMWVGLAFAVLNLASALGQVERGANRIYGIERDRPFLPKYGRSLLLALAAGMPMVLGFLVLVAGDAIGNAVVEALGRPRELLDWWKPLEVPLGVVLAWVASAVIFRWAPRRDQPGYTWLAFGSAVHLVLWVTATWLLALYVARSGSFGAVYGPLTAFVALLLWANLTGVALFLGIAFAAQLEAARAGITEAVRPDPGPGP, from the coding sequence ATGGGGACCGTTGTACACGTCCCGCAGACGCGGGACATGATCGGGGACGAGCTGTCGGGAGACGAGGCGCTCACCGCGCTGAGGCACTACGGAGGCCGCCGACTGCTCCTCGACGCGTTCGCCCGGTTCCGCTACGCCGACGGCTTCACCAACTCCCGATCTCTCGCGTTCCAAGTGGTCCTGGGCCTGGTGCCGTTCACCATCGCACTGGTCGGCGTGGCCACCACCGTGCACACGGAGAGCGTGGGGCGGATCATCGAACTCACCCTGGGCCAGATCGTGCCGGGCGCGAGTGCGAGTCTGGTCGAGGACGCTCTGGACGCCACCGCGCGCAGCGCTGGTTCCGGGGTGTGGAACGCCGTCGCCATGTGGGTGGGACTGGCCTTCGCCGTACTCAACCTCGCCTCGGCGTTGGGGCAGGTGGAGCGAGGCGCCAATCGCATCTACGGCATCGAACGCGACCGGCCGTTCCTGCCCAAGTACGGGCGGTCCCTGCTCCTCGCCCTCGCGGCGGGCATGCCGATGGTGCTGGGGTTCCTTGTGCTCGTCGCGGGGGACGCCATCGGGAACGCGGTGGTGGAGGCCCTCGGCCGGCCCCGGGAGCTGCTCGACTGGTGGAAGCCTCTCGAAGTGCCGCTGGGCGTGGTACTCGCCTGGGTCGCGTCGGCGGTGATCTTCCGCTGGGCCCCGCGCAGGGACCAACCGGGCTACACATGGCTCGCGTTCGGCTCGGCGGTCCACCTGGTCCTGTGGGTCACGGCCACGTGGCTGCTGGCGCTCTACGTTGCCAGGAGCGGATCGTTCGGCGCCGTGTACGGACCGCTTACGGCGTTCGTCGCCCTCCTGTTGTGGGCGAACCTGACCGGCGTCGCGCTGTTCCTGGGTATCGCGTTCGCCGCTCAGCTCGAAGCGGCGCGGGCCGGAATCACCGAGGCAGTGCGGCCGGACCCAGGGCCGGGGCCGTGA
- the ppk2 gene encoding polyphosphate kinase 2: protein MNAEEADRLLDGLTVDTSRQERPVLLDGTGRPLRTWRENHPYDRKVGRTEYERRKRVLQIELLKLQRWVRDTGARVIVVCEGRDAAGKGGTIQRLTERLNPRGARVVALDRPTERETGQWYFQRYIAHLPTAGEIVFFDRSWYNRAGVERVMGYCSKEQYELFLDQCPAFERMLVDDGILLVKFWFSVSRAEQRTRFAIRQVDPVRQWKLSPTDLASLDRWDEYTEAKVDMFRATDTERAPWTVVKSNDKRRARLETMRSLLSRIDYISKDPEAVGTPDPLIVGAANTLLEPGEEDTTLSPTPLSHRTSGPGSHPDPT from the coding sequence ATGAACGCTGAAGAGGCCGACAGGCTGCTGGACGGGCTGACCGTGGACACCAGCCGACAGGAGCGGCCTGTCCTGCTGGACGGGACCGGCCGCCCCCTCAGGACCTGGCGCGAGAACCATCCGTACGACCGCAAGGTCGGCCGTACGGAGTACGAGCGGCGCAAGCGCGTCCTGCAGATCGAGCTGCTCAAGCTCCAGCGGTGGGTCAGGGACACCGGCGCACGTGTGATCGTCGTATGTGAAGGGCGCGACGCGGCGGGCAAGGGCGGCACGATCCAACGCCTCACCGAGCGGCTCAACCCCCGAGGCGCACGCGTGGTGGCCCTGGACAGGCCCACCGAGCGCGAGACGGGGCAGTGGTACTTCCAGCGGTACATCGCACACCTGCCGACGGCGGGAGAGATCGTCTTCTTCGACCGTTCCTGGTACAACCGGGCCGGTGTGGAGCGGGTGATGGGCTACTGCTCGAAGGAGCAGTACGAGCTGTTCCTCGATCAGTGCCCGGCCTTCGAGCGGATGCTCGTCGACGACGGCATCCTGCTGGTCAAGTTCTGGTTCTCCGTGTCCCGCGCCGAGCAGCGCACCCGTTTCGCCATCCGGCAGGTCGACCCGGTGCGGCAGTGGAAACTCTCCCCCACCGACCTGGCCTCGCTGGACCGGTGGGACGAATACACGGAGGCCAAGGTCGACATGTTCCGTGCCACCGACACCGAACGCGCCCCTTGGACCGTCGTCAAGAGCAACGACAAACGTCGCGCCCGGCTGGAGACCATGCGCAGTCTGTTGTCGCGCATCGACTACATCAGCAAGGATCCCGAGGCGGTCGGTACCCCCGACCCACTCATCGTCGGCGCCGCCAACACCCTCCTGGAGCCCGGCGAGGAGGACACCACGCTTTCCCCCACTCCTCTGTCCCACCGCACCAGCGGGCCCGGCAGTCACCCCGACCCCACCTGA
- a CDS encoding MarR family winged helix-turn-helix transcriptional regulator has product MADLDAHPARLPECPSEQRDGLLPAELHAWMLLLAATGAVEQRLRAVVKERLGVSHDEFLILCLLAAQPEEGLRMTRIAELLGRPKTRLTYQIACLNHSDLITRESVCGDRRGIQVALTDKARRLLKEASDPLAATVTDALGQFMGPAQREALRGLLPDLVEECSAEPPGPEPA; this is encoded by the coding sequence ATGGCCGACCTCGACGCGCACCCTGCTCGCCTGCCCGAATGTCCGTCCGAGCAGAGAGACGGCCTGCTGCCCGCCGAGCTGCACGCCTGGATGCTTCTGCTGGCCGCGACGGGTGCGGTGGAGCAACGGCTGCGCGCGGTCGTGAAAGAGCGGCTCGGCGTCTCCCACGACGAGTTCCTGATTCTGTGCCTGCTGGCCGCGCAGCCCGAGGAGGGACTGCGCATGACCCGGATCGCGGAACTCCTGGGTCGCCCCAAGACCCGGCTCACCTACCAGATCGCCTGCCTCAACCACTCCGACCTCATCACCCGTGAGTCGGTGTGCGGTGACAGGCGTGGCATCCAGGTCGCCCTCACCGACAAGGCGAGGCGCCTGCTGAAGGAGGCCTCCGACCCGCTCGCCGCGACGGTGACCGACGCGCTCGGTCAGTTCATGGGTCCCGCCCAGCGCGAAGCGCTGCGCGGACTGCTGCCGGATCTCGTCGAAGAGTGTTCCGCCGAGCCACCGGGCCCGGAGCCCGCTTGA
- a CDS encoding YceI family protein, with amino-acid sequence MTVAVETGLWQLDTTASTVAVRHKTMWGLVTVKGTFGTVRGQGEVRPDGSAIGVVAFDAASLDTKSAKRDEHLRSADFFDVEHHPEITFAVRSAELRDGDTVQIVGQLTVRGISRSRSLTARLKEANAGGLTLETEFTVDREQFGIAWNQLGMMRGLATITATLRFARAGA; translated from the coding sequence ATGACCGTCGCCGTGGAAACCGGACTGTGGCAGCTCGACACCACTGCCTCGACCGTCGCCGTGCGACACAAGACCATGTGGGGCCTCGTCACCGTGAAGGGCACCTTCGGCACCGTGCGCGGTCAGGGCGAGGTCCGGCCCGACGGGTCCGCCATAGGTGTCGTGGCCTTCGACGCCGCCTCCCTGGACACCAAGAGCGCCAAGCGCGACGAGCACCTGCGGTCCGCCGACTTCTTCGACGTCGAGCACCACCCCGAGATCACCTTCGCGGTTCGCAGCGCCGAACTCCGCGACGGTGACACGGTGCAGATCGTCGGCCAGCTGACCGTACGCGGCATCAGCAGGTCACGGTCCCTTACCGCACGCCTGAAGGAGGCGAACGCCGGAGGGCTCACGCTGGAAACCGAATTCACCGTGGACCGCGAACAGTTCGGCATCGCCTGGAACCAACTGGGCATGATGCGCGGCCTGGCCACGATCACAGCGACACTGCGCTTCGCCCGAGCCGGCGCCTGA
- a CDS encoding serine hydrolase domain-containing protein, translating to MDLRSVIPRVTVGGREVITTALGESMTGVPAEPATHFRNGNVAISYLGTTLLRLVDQGKGRLDDPVAVRLPDVKDGERITLRMLAASITGLVDYVKAPGFARSVSANLFPQWAAKELVAISTSERR from the coding sequence ATGGACCTCAGATCCGTGATCCCGCGCGTGACCGTCGGCGGCCGCGAAGTCATCACCACCGCGCTCGGCGAGTCGATGACGGGGGTCCCTGCCGAACCTGCCACGCACTTCCGGAACGGCAATGTGGCCATCAGCTACCTGGGCACGACCCTCCTGCGGCTGGTCGATCAGGGCAAGGGCCGCCTCGACGACCCTGTCGCGGTCCGGCTGCCCGACGTCAAGGACGGCGAGCGGATCACCCTGCGCATGCTGGCCGCCTCCATCACCGGACTCGTCGACTACGTCAAGGCCCCCGGATTCGCCCGGTCCGTCTCCGCGAACCTGTTCCCCCAGTGGGCGGCCAAGGAGCTGGTGGCGATCTCGACCAGCGAGCGGCGGTGA
- a CDS encoding hydrophobic protein, with amino-acid sequence MVPLLLVLLLAVILFGAGFALKILWWVALAVLVLWLLGFVMRSTPTGGGRGRWYRW; translated from the coding sequence ATGGTTCCCCTGCTTCTTGTTCTGCTTCTCGCAGTGATCCTTTTCGGGGCGGGCTTCGCCCTCAAGATTCTGTGGTGGGTGGCCCTCGCCGTGCTGGTGCTGTGGCTGCTGGGCTTCGTCATGCGATCCACCCCTACCGGAGGTGGCCGCGGCCGCTGGTATCGATGGTGA
- a CDS encoding CsbD family protein, producing the protein MTGGEKAKAKAKTEQAEGKTKEVLGRALGNDRMAAEGQAKKSKGDAREGKEKAKDAFRH; encoded by the coding sequence ATGACCGGCGGCGAAAAGGCCAAGGCGAAGGCGAAGACCGAGCAGGCCGAGGGCAAGACCAAGGAGGTCCTGGGGCGAGCCCTCGGCAACGACCGCATGGCCGCCGAGGGACAGGCGAAGAAGAGCAAGGGCGACGCCCGTGAGGGCAAGGAGAAGGCCAAGGACGCCTTCAGGCACTGA
- a CDS encoding ATP-binding protein: MVTPLEHRVSDEQKAAARLRYSVTWDTADVSIADARAAVRTLLAQAGHDPGRRPSQDAQLVVSELVTNALRHAPGPGSLALEVAPDAALLRIAVRDTSSRPPELRAHDARRVGGHGMHLVARLCDQLQTVALKTGKQVVAHLHLRKPSH, encoded by the coding sequence ATGGTCACCCCGCTTGAACATCGGGTATCGGATGAACAGAAAGCCGCAGCGCGCCTGCGATACAGCGTCACCTGGGACACGGCAGACGTATCGATCGCCGATGCCCGTGCGGCTGTACGCACGCTGCTGGCCCAGGCCGGCCACGACCCCGGCCGGCGGCCCAGCCAGGACGCCCAACTCGTCGTCAGTGAGCTGGTCACCAATGCGCTGCGCCACGCACCCGGTCCGGGCAGCCTGGCGCTGGAAGTGGCACCCGACGCCGCCCTGCTACGCATCGCCGTGCGTGACACCTCCTCCCGCCCGCCCGAACTGCGAGCACACGACGCCCGCCGCGTCGGCGGACACGGTATGCACCTGGTCGCCCGGCTGTGCGACCAACTACAGACCGTCGCCCTGAAAACCGGCAAACAGGTCGTCGCTCACCTTCACCTGCGCAAGCCCTCCCACTGA
- a CDS encoding SAM-dependent methyltransferase translates to MPSFEVTPIGTVRNDRTDVQHTDNWGAVRSTITIEERFGEACLQGLEGFSHVEILFVFDQFPELDDYREPRPYRGRSDLPPMGVFAGRGPRRPNRIGVTCCAIESVLGRELTVVGLDAVSGTPVIDLKPTMAEFRAVNIKQPEWVSGLMSEYFQP, encoded by the coding sequence ATGCCGAGCTTCGAGGTCACACCAATAGGTACGGTCCGGAACGACCGGACGGATGTCCAGCACACGGACAACTGGGGTGCCGTCCGCAGCACGATCACCATCGAGGAGCGCTTCGGCGAGGCGTGCCTCCAGGGCCTGGAGGGCTTCTCCCACGTGGAGATCCTCTTTGTCTTCGACCAGTTCCCGGAACTCGACGACTACCGCGAACCCCGCCCCTACCGCGGCCGTTCCGACCTCCCGCCCATGGGTGTCTTCGCCGGCCGCGGCCCTCGCAGGCCGAACCGCATCGGGGTGACGTGCTGCGCCATCGAATCCGTCCTCGGCCGCGAACTGACGGTGGTGGGCCTCGACGCGGTCTCCGGCACCCCGGTCATTGACCTGAAGCCGACGATGGCGGAGTTCCGCGCGGTGAACATCAAGCAGCCGGAATGGGTCAGCGGCCTGATGTCGGAGTACTTCCAGCCGTGA
- a CDS encoding PP2C family protein-serine/threonine phosphatase yields MEGGDLELGELLAAAEAAPPGESVDVMAHDLQKRLGAERVSFLFVDLIGERLVRLAAAGDEVPDHAEPIALRGSVYDNVLRSQRQHVEPDGQGGRRVITPVTNRGDCIGVLEVTLQSADDVVLRQVRDAAHALAYIIVTDGRFTDLYHLGRRTTETSLAAEIQHQLLPSASCCEAAQFTLAAGLVPADDIGGDTYDYTLDRDTLHLSITDAMGHDTNSALLATLLVGALRRARRSGCDALKQANHAHQALLRHSRGLATGQLLCVDLETGLCELVNAGHPWPLRLRDGTVEEVELAVNLPFGVAAPTPYRVQELRLRPGDRLILVTDGMQDRGAAAADLASVVHDTGALHPREAVRSLTAAVLDACHGNLKDDATVLILDWHGNRDRSAENRPGPQR; encoded by the coding sequence GTGGAGGGTGGAGATCTGGAACTGGGTGAGTTGCTGGCCGCCGCGGAGGCGGCCCCGCCCGGTGAGTCTGTCGATGTGATGGCACACGATCTGCAGAAGCGGCTCGGTGCGGAGCGCGTGTCATTCCTGTTCGTCGACCTCATCGGTGAGCGGCTGGTACGGCTCGCCGCGGCCGGTGACGAGGTCCCGGACCATGCCGAGCCGATCGCTCTGCGGGGCAGCGTCTACGACAACGTTCTGCGGAGCCAGCGCCAGCATGTGGAACCGGACGGTCAGGGCGGACGGCGAGTCATCACTCCGGTCACCAACCGCGGTGACTGCATCGGGGTCCTGGAGGTGACCCTGCAGTCCGCCGACGACGTCGTGCTCCGGCAGGTTCGCGACGCGGCGCACGCGCTGGCCTACATCATCGTCACGGACGGCCGTTTCACCGATCTCTACCACCTGGGCCGACGCACCACCGAGACCAGCCTGGCCGCGGAGATCCAGCACCAACTGCTTCCCTCGGCTTCCTGTTGCGAGGCGGCCCAGTTCACCCTCGCCGCCGGGCTGGTCCCGGCCGACGACATCGGTGGCGACACCTACGACTACACCCTCGACCGTGACACTCTGCACCTGTCCATCACCGACGCCATGGGCCACGACACGAACTCCGCTCTGCTGGCCACACTGCTGGTCGGCGCGCTGCGGCGGGCTCGCCGCAGCGGCTGCGACGCCCTCAAGCAGGCGAACCACGCCCACCAGGCCCTGTTGCGCCACAGCCGTGGCCTGGCCACCGGACAACTGCTGTGCGTCGACCTCGAAACAGGCCTGTGCGAGCTGGTCAACGCCGGCCATCCCTGGCCGCTTCGGCTGCGTGACGGCACCGTCGAGGAGGTCGAACTCGCCGTCAACCTGCCCTTCGGTGTGGCAGCACCCACCCCCTACCGCGTCCAGGAACTGCGACTGCGTCCCGGAGACCGGCTGATTCTGGTCACTGACGGCATGCAGGACCGCGGGGCAGCGGCCGCCGACCTGGCCTCAGTCGTGCATGACACCGGCGCGCTGCATCCAAGAGAAGCCGTCCGCAGCCTGACCGCCGCGGTGCTTGACGCCTGCCATGGCAACCTCAAGGACGACGCCACGGTCCTGATACTGGACTGGCACGGCAACCGCGACCGCTCAGCCGAGAACAGACCGGGTCCGCAGCGATGA
- a CDS encoding dienelactone hydrolase family protein: MPIKTLRIPTTDGQADAFAAFPDHGERHPGVLMYADGFGIRPVLRELARELAGHGYYVLVPNLFYRNGPAPVIELPEHIGEEVRPAVMAQLMPLIQAHTAERVLSDADAYLRFLTTQPEVGAGPVAVTGYCVGVLLAMRTAAAHPGQVAAVAGFHGPVGADGPDSLRSLLSELTAQVHLGHAETDMTPEALGELNQALDAAGVDHTSEIYTGTVHGFTMSDTDAFDPSALQRHWDRLLPLLDHTLADG, from the coding sequence TTGCCCATCAAGACACTGCGGATCCCCACCACGGACGGACAGGCCGACGCATTCGCCGCCTTCCCCGACCACGGCGAGCGGCACCCGGGGGTGCTGATGTACGCGGACGGCTTCGGCATCCGGCCTGTGCTGCGGGAGTTGGCCCGCGAACTGGCCGGGCACGGGTACTACGTGCTCGTCCCCAACCTCTTCTACCGGAACGGCCCGGCGCCGGTGATCGAACTTCCCGAGCACATCGGAGAAGAGGTGCGGCCCGCGGTCATGGCCCAGCTGATGCCCTTGATTCAGGCGCACACCGCCGAACGTGTCCTGAGCGACGCCGACGCCTACCTCAGGTTTCTCACCACCCAGCCCGAGGTCGGCGCCGGACCGGTCGCGGTGACCGGCTACTGCGTAGGCGTCCTCCTGGCGATGCGCACCGCCGCGGCCCACCCCGGTCAGGTGGCAGCCGTCGCCGGATTCCACGGCCCCGTGGGCGCCGACGGGCCCGACAGTCTGCGCAGCCTTCTCTCCGAGCTCACCGCCCAGGTCCACCTCGGCCACGCCGAAACCGACATGACGCCGGAGGCCCTCGGCGAGCTCAACCAGGCGCTGGATGCCGCAGGCGTCGACCACACCTCCGAGATCTACACCGGCACCGTCCACGGCTTCACCATGTCCGACACCGACGCCTTCGACCCCTCCGCACTCCAGCGCCACTGGGACCGCCTGCTCCCGCTCCTGGACCACACCCTCGCTGACGGCTGA
- a CDS encoding MarR family winged helix-turn-helix transcriptional regulator encodes MGPVISDKAADVPDPDALETPDRLRRRASRLLSQVSVRSDRLINEGLAQVDARKWHYAVLASLQDIGPGSQAALSERTGIYRSDMVGVLNELAERDLVERAPDPDDRRRNIITIAPQGRRYLSRLDQVLDDLHDELLAPLSPAERDQLVRLLLRLLDHHTRTS; translated from the coding sequence ATGGGCCCCGTGATCAGCGACAAAGCGGCCGACGTGCCCGACCCCGACGCACTCGAAACGCCCGACAGGCTGCGCCGACGGGCGAGTCGTCTGTTGTCGCAGGTGTCCGTGCGGTCGGACCGGCTGATCAACGAAGGGCTGGCCCAGGTGGACGCCCGCAAGTGGCACTACGCCGTGCTCGCCTCGCTGCAGGACATCGGTCCGGGGAGCCAAGCGGCATTGAGCGAGCGCACGGGCATCTACCGCAGCGACATGGTCGGCGTACTCAACGAACTGGCCGAGCGTGACCTCGTCGAGCGGGCACCGGATCCCGACGACCGGCGCCGCAACATCATCACCATCGCACCTCAAGGCCGCCGTTACCTGTCCCGCCTCGACCAGGTCCTGGACGACCTCCACGACGAACTGCTCGCACCACTGAGTCCGGCCGAACGCGACCAACTCGTGCGGTTGCTGCTCCGCTTGCTGGACCACCACACCCGGACCTCCTGA
- a CDS encoding nuclear transport factor 2 family protein translates to MSTGDPDPMKCLLAERACERLILELVHRLDLGEPSTVADLFTPDGVWEWPYDQRRIEGREALREYFGSRPADRLSRRMCTNILVTVDSPDTAAATTYFATYRVDGYTEGALVAPRLPANIGHYQDTFRRIDSTWLLATRTLVLPFGGPTERLDSPRQS, encoded by the coding sequence ATGAGTACTGGCGATCCTGACCCGATGAAGTGTCTCCTCGCTGAACGCGCCTGCGAGCGTTTGATCCTGGAGCTCGTCCATCGGCTCGACCTCGGCGAGCCGAGCACCGTCGCCGACCTCTTCACCCCCGACGGCGTCTGGGAATGGCCTTATGACCAGCGGCGGATCGAGGGCCGGGAGGCCCTGCGCGAGTACTTCGGCTCTCGGCCGGCGGATCGGCTGTCCCGGCGGATGTGCACGAACATCCTGGTCACCGTCGACTCGCCGGACACTGCCGCAGCGACTACCTATTTCGCGACATACCGAGTCGACGGCTATACCGAAGGCGCGCTGGTGGCGCCCCGGTTGCCTGCGAACATCGGCCATTACCAGGACACCTTCCGCAGGATCGACAGCACCTGGCTGTTGGCGACACGAACCCTCGTCCTGCCTTTCGGCGGGCCCACGGAACGCCTGGACAGTCCCCGCCAGTCCTGA
- a CDS encoding DUF305 domain-containing protein, whose amino-acid sequence MTVLTHAQRRRHLRRATGAGVVAACALFLSACGDDMTGMDHGSGKATATATATDEAGSAGFNDADVTFAQMMIPHHEQALEMAELADDRASDAEIKDLAGKIEEAQDPEIRTMKGWLKSWNKPTAVESMPGMDHGNGDGVMADSDMEHLKGMKGAEFDKMFAEMMIEHHNGAISMAQDERKNGEHVDAVTMAGDIMKGQSGEVKQLKNILDRL is encoded by the coding sequence ATGACCGTCCTCACGCATGCCCAACGCCGCAGGCACCTCCGCCGTGCCACCGGCGCGGGCGTCGTCGCAGCCTGCGCCCTGTTCCTCTCCGCCTGCGGCGACGACATGACCGGCATGGATCACGGCAGCGGCAAGGCGACCGCGACCGCGACCGCGACCGACGAGGCTGGATCCGCCGGCTTCAACGACGCGGACGTCACGTTCGCGCAGATGATGATCCCGCACCACGAGCAGGCTCTGGAGATGGCCGAGCTTGCCGACGACCGGGCATCCGACGCGGAGATCAAGGATCTCGCCGGGAAGATCGAGGAGGCCCAGGACCCCGAGATCAGGACGATGAAGGGGTGGCTGAAGTCCTGGAACAAGCCGACCGCCGTCGAGTCCATGCCGGGTATGGACCACGGCAACGGCGACGGCGTGATGGCCGACTCGGACATGGAACACCTCAAGGGCATGAAGGGCGCCGAGTTCGACAAGATGTTCGCCGAGATGATGATCGAGCACCACAACGGTGCCATCAGCATGGCCCAGGACGAGCGGAAGAACGGCGAGCACGTGGACGCCGTGACCATGGCGGGTGACATCATGAAGGGCCAGTCCGGCGAGGTCAAGCAGCTGAAGAACATCCTCGACCGGCTCTGA
- a CDS encoding BlaI/MecI/CopY family transcriptional regulator, translated as MRRLGDLEAEIMDRLWTWNRPATVREVVDDLNMTRPVAYTTVMTVTNILYNKGWLLRGKQGRAWLYSPVRSREAYAAALMEDGLGASKDRPAALVHFVENMTEEEQAALRKALRTVGRQAKP; from the coding sequence ATGCGACGGCTGGGGGACCTTGAGGCGGAGATCATGGACCGTCTCTGGACGTGGAACCGTCCGGCGACGGTGCGCGAGGTCGTGGACGATCTCAACATGACCCGTCCGGTCGCGTACACCACGGTGATGACCGTCACCAACATCCTTTACAACAAGGGCTGGTTGCTGCGGGGCAAGCAGGGTCGCGCCTGGCTGTACTCGCCGGTGCGCAGCCGTGAGGCGTATGCCGCCGCGCTGATGGAGGACGGCCTGGGAGCGAGCAAGGACCGCCCGGCCGCACTGGTCCACTTCGTCGAGAACATGACCGAGGAAGAACAGGCCGCGCTGCGCAAGGCCCTGCGCACCGTGGGACGACAGGCGAAACCGTGA
- a CDS encoding M56 family metallopeptidase encodes MNAALVLVAYTALVGFVAPHLLLRADWPHRAPALAVAVWHALTLSFALGAALTAYHLFMPMEHAHEGLLGLLHSCGLDLGVGGPDPGTAGRLAVSLPAALGIALAGSFTFHVVRARRARSRHREAVDLVGRRSARLGATVLPYDVPAAYCLPGRRPRIVVSDAAVRELTAEQLAAVLEHERAHIAGRHHLALAAAAAFHAVFPRLPLACHAREQTALLLEMVADDRALRAHSDGALATAMYEMAAARTPKGAFAAGGQTVLIRMRRVLGPRRAAHPAFWGSMAAAAAGVPLLPLLVACPLGVG; translated from the coding sequence GTGAACGCCGCGCTCGTGCTCGTCGCCTACACGGCACTCGTGGGCTTCGTCGCCCCGCACCTCCTCCTGCGGGCCGACTGGCCGCACCGGGCACCCGCCCTGGCCGTGGCGGTCTGGCACGCCCTCACACTCTCCTTCGCGCTCGGTGCCGCACTGACCGCGTACCACCTGTTCATGCCCATGGAGCACGCGCACGAGGGACTGCTGGGTCTGCTGCATTCCTGCGGGCTCGACCTCGGCGTCGGCGGCCCCGATCCCGGCACCGCGGGCCGCCTCGCCGTCTCCCTGCCCGCGGCGTTGGGCATCGCCCTCGCGGGGAGCTTCACCTTCCACGTCGTGCGAGCCCGTCGAGCGCGCTCCCGGCACCGGGAGGCGGTGGATCTGGTGGGCCGCCGCTCCGCCCGGCTGGGTGCCACCGTCCTGCCGTACGACGTACCCGCCGCCTACTGCCTGCCCGGCCGCCGACCCAGGATCGTGGTCAGTGACGCTGCCGTACGGGAGCTGACCGCCGAGCAGCTCGCTGCCGTTCTGGAGCACGAGCGGGCGCACATCGCCGGCCGCCACCATCTGGCGCTCGCCGCCGCGGCGGCGTTCCATGCGGTCTTTCCCCGTCTCCCCCTGGCCTGCCACGCCCGCGAACAGACGGCACTCCTGCTGGAGATGGTCGCCGACGACCGTGCGCTGCGCGCCCACTCCGACGGGGCCCTGGCGACCGCGATGTACGAGATGGCGGCGGCCCGGACCCCGAAGGGCGCGTTCGCCGCGGGTGGCCAGACGGTTCTGATCCGGATGCGGCGGGTGCTCGGACCGCGCAGGGCCGCGCACCCCGCCTTCTGGGGCTCCATGGCCGCTGCGGCCGCCGGCGTTCCACTGTTGCCGCTGCTGGTCGCCTGTCCCCTCGGCGTCGGCTGA
- a CDS encoding DUF5134 domain-containing protein, with protein MTGHLLGWTLVVLGAGVAIGNLVRMALVSGWARFEAGAEAVMGGGMAVMAAPPTAVLYGTYGMWWAAVFAALCLGGVALSVRHAARRGARHLRHSAHLVIGSAAMVLMTLAMPGATSGPTLALAGSAGHGHGAMAGTAGVSAHGVTEAAATSGSALLWRAAFWALAAYFMVFVALAVRVRMRDSGGSPAPAAPKARHRRATRTPGMLSAPNARLAGHIGMGGSMATMLVMMTA; from the coding sequence GTGACGGGACACCTTCTTGGCTGGACGCTGGTGGTGCTGGGTGCGGGGGTGGCCATCGGCAACCTCGTGCGCATGGCACTGGTCAGCGGCTGGGCCCGGTTCGAAGCCGGGGCCGAGGCCGTGATGGGCGGAGGGATGGCCGTGATGGCCGCGCCTCCGACGGCGGTTCTCTACGGGACGTACGGCATGTGGTGGGCGGCGGTGTTCGCGGCGCTCTGCCTCGGGGGCGTGGCCCTCTCCGTACGGCACGCCGCCCGGCGCGGCGCGCGGCATCTGCGGCACTCCGCCCATCTGGTGATCGGCAGCGCCGCCATGGTGCTGATGACACTGGCCATGCCCGGCGCCACATCCGGGCCGACGCTCGCCTTGGCCGGCTCTGCCGGGCACGGACACGGGGCCATGGCCGGGACGGCGGGCGTGAGCGCCCACGGCGTGACCGAAGCCGCCGCCACCTCGGGCTCGGCACTCCTGTGGCGCGCGGCCTTCTGGGCCCTGGCCGCCTACTTCATGGTCTTCGTGGCTCTCGCCGTACGTGTGCGGATGCGGGACTCGGGCGGATCACCCGCTCCGGCCGCCCCGAAGGCCCGCCACCGCCGAGCGACCCGGACCCCGGGGATGCTCTCCGCGCCGAACGCGCGCCTGGCCGGCCACATCGGCATGGGCGGCTCGATGGCGACGATGCTGGTGATGATGACCGCCTGA